Proteins encoded by one window of Acidobacteriota bacterium:
- the larC gene encoding nickel pincer cofactor biosynthesis protein LarC yields MGIQSSDTLYFDCFSGISGDMILGALVDLGLPPEHLAGELEKLNVRNFQLKSYRVKKAGVLATKYDVVTGEEHHHRHYSTIEKIIRSSTLDAWVQGNACRAFLRLAEAEAKVHGTTVEKVHFHEVGAVDAIVDIVGAFVGLHWLGAPRCLASALNVGWGTVDCAHGTMPVPAPATAELLKGVPVYTNRIEGELVTPTGAAILTTICRSFGELPGFRVERIGYGAGSRDHKEGANVLRVSSGRGFDADSASSDSKVWVLEANIDDMSPEIIGYVQGKLFELGVHDVFTCPVQMKKNRPGILLTVILPSELLDGVCKVLFEETTTLGLRYHQCHRQVLERTVEPVEGPLGKVSVKVARMDGRIVSFSPEYEECKVLAHRHKVPFKRVQRQVVQEFLKQQGKQMG; encoded by the coding sequence GTGGGAATTCAAAGTAGCGACACTCTTTATTTCGACTGCTTCTCGGGAATCAGCGGAGACATGATTCTGGGAGCGCTGGTGGATCTGGGACTCCCGCCGGAGCATCTCGCCGGCGAGTTGGAAAAGTTGAACGTCAGGAACTTCCAGCTCAAATCGTACCGCGTCAAAAAGGCGGGGGTGCTGGCGACCAAATACGACGTGGTAACCGGCGAAGAGCATCATCACCGACACTACTCGACCATCGAGAAGATCATCCGCAGCAGCACTCTGGATGCCTGGGTCCAGGGCAATGCCTGCCGGGCCTTTCTCCGGCTTGCCGAAGCCGAGGCCAAGGTGCACGGCACCACCGTGGAAAAGGTTCACTTTCACGAAGTGGGAGCCGTGGATGCCATCGTCGATATTGTTGGGGCCTTTGTCGGATTGCACTGGTTGGGCGCGCCCCGGTGTCTGGCCTCCGCGCTCAACGTGGGCTGGGGGACGGTAGACTGCGCCCACGGGACCATGCCCGTTCCCGCACCGGCTACGGCGGAGCTGCTCAAGGGAGTTCCCGTCTACACCAACCGGATCGAAGGGGAACTGGTCACGCCGACGGGAGCGGCTATCCTGACCACCATTTGCCGGAGTTTCGGGGAATTGCCGGGCTTTCGGGTGGAGAGAATCGGGTACGGGGCCGGCAGTCGGGATCACAAGGAAGGGGCCAACGTGCTCAGAGTGTCGAGCGGCCGTGGGTTCGATGCCGATTCAGCTTCCTCGGACTCCAAGGTGTGGGTTCTGGAAGCCAACATCGACGACATGAGCCCCGAGATTATCGGATATGTTCAAGGGAAGCTGTTTGAACTGGGAGTGCATGACGTGTTCACCTGCCCAGTCCAGATGAAAAAAAACCGTCCGGGAATCCTTCTGACCGTAATCCTTCCATCGGAGCTTCTGGATGGAGTCTGCAAGGTGCTGTTCGAGGAAACCACCACCCTGGGCCTTCGCTATCATCAATGCCATCGACAGGTGTTGGAGAGAACGGTTGAGCCGGTGGAAGGTCCACTGGGCAAGGTGTCTGTCAAAGTGGCCCGCATGGACGGCAGAATCGTCAGTTTTTCTCCCGAGTATGAGGAATGCAAGGTCCTGGCCCATCGCCACAAGGTGCCCTTCAAGAGGGTGCAGCGGCAGGTGGTTCAAGAGTTCCTCAAGCAGCAGGGAAAACAGATGGGTTAG
- the hemW gene encoding radical SAM family heme chaperone HemW: MSNGLGLYIHVPFCLSKCSYCHFASGVFSGSLVRPYFGALRREMEAQARLLQRMNANGNGVSDRVIDTIFVGGGTPSLVDGQEIVKTLEWIRNTFSLAAFPEITLEVNPGTVTEDKLDCYREAGVNRISLGVQTFQDHLLKKVGRSHSVVDSISTVEMCRRKGIDNLSVDLIAGLPDQTGDDWQENLIRVVALSPEHLSLYLLEIHEDAHLGKREGLAGASLPDEEAVADWYQESVERLGSAGWKQYEISNFCKPGRQSRHNLKYWTDQPFIGFGCGAHSYWAGERWGNERDPVRYVELLEGGKPATTFRSEITPRQHLEEVIFLGLRLNAGLDLWRCRRKFGFDLRERFGRELSQLAQGELIEIKGDRLRLTARGRLFSNEVFVQFMQ, translated from the coding sequence ATGTCGAATGGCCTGGGACTCTACATCCATGTTCCCTTCTGCCTGTCAAAGTGCAGCTACTGCCATTTCGCTTCGGGAGTATTCTCCGGGAGTTTGGTCAGGCCCTATTTCGGGGCGCTGCGGCGGGAAATGGAAGCGCAGGCGCGGCTCTTGCAGAGGATGAATGCAAACGGAAACGGTGTCTCCGATCGGGTGATCGATACCATATTCGTGGGTGGCGGCACCCCGTCCCTGGTGGATGGGCAAGAGATTGTGAAAACCCTGGAGTGGATTCGGAATACCTTCTCGCTCGCTGCTTTCCCCGAGATTACCCTGGAGGTCAATCCCGGCACCGTGACGGAGGACAAGCTGGACTGCTACCGGGAAGCAGGTGTCAATCGCATCAGCCTTGGAGTCCAGACTTTCCAGGACCACCTGCTGAAGAAGGTCGGCCGGTCTCACAGTGTGGTGGATTCGATCTCAACCGTGGAGATGTGTCGCCGCAAAGGGATTGACAACTTGAGCGTCGACCTGATTGCCGGTCTGCCGGACCAGACGGGGGACGATTGGCAGGAGAACCTGATCCGGGTGGTTGCTCTCTCGCCGGAGCACCTCTCCCTGTATCTGCTGGAGATCCACGAAGATGCACACCTGGGGAAGAGAGAGGGATTGGCCGGTGCCTCCTTGCCGGACGAGGAAGCGGTTGCCGATTGGTACCAGGAATCGGTGGAACGGCTGGGAAGCGCCGGCTGGAAGCAGTATGAAATCTCGAACTTCTGCAAGCCGGGCAGGCAGTCGCGACACAATCTGAAGTACTGGACCGATCAACCCTTCATCGGTTTCGGATGTGGCGCCCATTCCTACTGGGCAGGGGAGCGCTGGGGCAATGAGCGGGACCCCGTCCGCTACGTCGAGCTGCTGGAGGGTGGAAAACCTGCCACGACATTTCGATCCGAGATCACTCCCAGGCAGCATCTGGAGGAGGTGATCTTTCTGGGTCTGCGGCTGAATGCCGGCCTGGATCTGTGGCGCTGTCGCCGAAAATTCGGGTTTGACCTGCGGGAGCGTTTCGGCCGGGAATTGAGCCAGTTGGCCCAGGGGGAGCTGATCGAAATCAAAGGAGACCGTTTGAGGCTGACCGCCAGAGGGCGGCTGTTTTCCAACGAAGTCTTTGTCCAGTTCATGCAGTAG
- the bshC gene encoding bacillithiol biosynthesis cysteine-adding enzyme BshC, translating to MRKPRSRANHPSNKHSLSCLGHTMAKSVGLSFEKIPKAPALLSDYLYHPEKVRPFFPGFPGSEFLGLPEPDGPWPRLAHRAALVECLKRQNRLWGASAKTMENLDRLTEDRCRAVVTGQQVGLFAGPAYTVYKALTAVKLVEAYRRRGVEAVPVFWMATEDHDLEEVGRTWILAADSTLKSVQYAQESEGNRQPVGPISFGPSIAGYLDRFLQGLPDSEFKPVLVARLKRIYREGNTFGEAFAEVVSFLLSEYGLILLDPRDPTLKKMAKPVFLQAAETWEKLDELLEDRNRQLAAAGYPPQVSREAGTSFLFWEQDGKRRGVVGTREGFSLRRSSEVLPDLRGLIERAPEQVSPNVLFRPVVQDFLLPTLAYVAGPSEVAYYAQVSPLYHALGRVMPPVVPRASFTVVEKKMQKLLAKYRLEFCDLFRGSQALLQLIVERTVNQEVGNRFDRLERAIDSRLGEMEEPLKSVDPTLVGALGTVRKKIHYQLENLRAKFVGAESRQQEILTRQVDSLLSTLCPSGGLQERHINIFYFLSRYGPEFLEELHDSVDPSNPDHKLLYL from the coding sequence ATGCGGAAGCCGCGCTCGAGAGCCAACCACCCCTCCAACAAACATAGCCTGAGCTGCCTGGGACACACGATGGCCAAGTCGGTGGGTCTGAGTTTCGAGAAGATTCCGAAAGCGCCGGCCCTGCTGTCGGATTACCTATACCACCCCGAGAAGGTTCGGCCCTTCTTTCCGGGTTTTCCCGGCAGTGAGTTCCTCGGATTGCCCGAACCTGATGGTCCCTGGCCTCGCCTGGCCCATCGCGCGGCCCTGGTGGAATGCCTGAAGCGCCAGAATCGGCTCTGGGGCGCTTCCGCCAAAACCATGGAGAACCTGGACCGCTTGACAGAGGACCGCTGCCGGGCAGTGGTTACCGGTCAACAGGTCGGCTTGTTTGCCGGTCCGGCCTATACCGTTTACAAAGCCCTGACCGCCGTGAAACTGGTCGAAGCCTATCGACGCCGGGGCGTGGAAGCGGTCCCCGTATTTTGGATGGCCACCGAGGACCACGATCTCGAGGAAGTGGGTCGCACCTGGATCCTGGCGGCTGACTCGACTCTGAAATCGGTCCAATATGCTCAAGAATCGGAAGGCAATCGACAGCCGGTGGGACCCATTTCCTTCGGTCCTTCGATCGCAGGCTACCTGGACCGGTTTCTGCAGGGCCTTCCGGATTCCGAATTCAAGCCGGTACTGGTCGCCCGATTGAAACGGATCTATCGGGAGGGGAATACCTTTGGGGAGGCGTTCGCGGAGGTGGTTTCCTTTCTCCTTTCCGAGTATGGACTCATCCTGCTGGATCCGCGGGACCCAACTCTCAAGAAAATGGCCAAGCCGGTTTTTCTACAGGCTGCCGAGACCTGGGAGAAACTGGATGAGTTGCTTGAAGACCGCAACCGACAACTGGCCGCCGCCGGCTATCCCCCGCAAGTCAGCAGGGAAGCAGGGACAAGCTTTCTCTTTTGGGAACAGGACGGGAAACGCCGGGGAGTGGTGGGGACCCGCGAAGGTTTTTCGCTAAGGAGGAGCTCCGAGGTGCTGCCGGATCTCCGGGGCCTCATCGAGCGGGCGCCGGAGCAGGTAAGTCCCAACGTACTCTTCAGACCCGTTGTACAGGATTTCCTGCTTCCGACGCTGGCCTACGTTGCCGGACCATCCGAGGTCGCCTACTATGCCCAGGTGTCTCCGCTCTATCATGCCCTGGGAAGAGTCATGCCCCCGGTGGTTCCGCGTGCCAGCTTTACGGTGGTAGAAAAAAAAATGCAAAAGTTGCTGGCCAAATACCGGCTGGAATTCTGCGACTTGTTTCGAGGGAGCCAGGCACTGCTGCAACTGATCGTGGAAAGGACCGTCAACCAGGAGGTCGGCAACAGGTTCGATCGGCTCGAAAGAGCCATCGACAGTCGCCTCGGTGAGATGGAAGAGCCCCTGAAGTCGGTAGATCCCACACTGGTTGGCGCACTGGGGACCGTGCGCAAGAAAATCCATTACCAGTTGGAGAACCTTCGAGCCAAGTTCGTGGGAGCCGAGTCCCGCCAGCAGGAGATTCTGACTCGACAGGTCGACAGCCTTTTGAGCACGCTCTGTCCCTCGGGGGGACTTCAGGAACGTCATATCAATATTTTCTACTTTCTGTCGCGCTACGGACCGGAATTCCTGGAAGAGCTGCACGACTCCGTCGACCCTTCCAATCCGGACCACAAATTGCTTTATTTGTGA
- a CDS encoding CTP synthase, producing the protein MTAKFIFVTGGVVSSLGKGLAAASIGRLLESRGYRVSLQKFDPYLNVDPGTMSPYQHGEVFVTDDGAETDLDLGHYERFTDSKLTQDHNLTTGRIYESVIQKERRGDYLGKTIQVIPHITNEIKAAIKKVATEVDVSIVEIGGTVGDIESLPFLEAIRQLRQDLGRPNSLFVHLTLVPYINAAGELKTKPTQHSVKELRAIGIQPDILLCRTERFLSKGLKAKIALFCSVAEDAVITARDVESVYEVPLTLAAEGLDEIVLKQLELPIRDCDMTRWRELVERIKHPSDLVKIGVVGKYVEFEESYKSLKEALIHAGLFHHLKTEIHWIEAEGVEGDSWVEQLTPFDGILVPGGFGKRGISGMIRAINFARTRKVPFFGICLGMQCSVIEFARNACGLEEAHSSEFNPATPHRVIYKLRELRGIDDLGGTMRLGAYPCILDSESQTVQAYGQTEISERHRHRYEFNREYEETLAANGMKVVGYSPDNSFAEVVEIENHPWFVGCQFHPEFKSKPLVSHPLFRAFVGAAFRNRRAGRPKQHAEAALESQPPLQQT; encoded by the coding sequence ATGACGGCCAAGTTCATCTTTGTGACTGGTGGAGTCGTCTCATCTTTGGGGAAGGGGTTGGCGGCGGCCTCGATCGGCCGCCTGCTGGAAAGCCGGGGGTATCGAGTCAGTCTGCAGAAGTTCGATCCCTACCTCAACGTGGACCCCGGCACCATGAGCCCCTACCAGCACGGAGAAGTATTCGTCACCGACGACGGAGCCGAAACGGACCTGGACCTGGGGCACTACGAGCGCTTCACCGACAGCAAGTTGACTCAAGACCACAACCTGACCACCGGCAGGATTTATGAATCGGTGATTCAGAAGGAGCGGCGGGGAGATTATCTGGGAAAGACGATTCAAGTGATTCCCCATATCACCAACGAGATCAAGGCTGCCATCAAGAAGGTGGCCACCGAGGTGGACGTCAGCATTGTCGAGATCGGTGGAACCGTCGGCGATATCGAGTCACTGCCCTTCCTGGAGGCGATCCGGCAGTTGCGGCAGGATCTTGGACGTCCCAACTCCCTTTTCGTTCATCTGACCCTGGTTCCTTATATCAATGCCGCCGGCGAGCTCAAGACCAAACCCACTCAGCACAGCGTCAAGGAATTGAGAGCCATCGGCATTCAACCCGACATTCTGCTGTGCAGGACCGAACGATTTCTCTCCAAGGGGTTGAAGGCAAAAATCGCCCTCTTTTGTTCGGTGGCGGAGGATGCCGTCATCACCGCCAGAGACGTGGAATCAGTCTACGAAGTTCCCCTCACCTTGGCCGCGGAGGGTCTGGACGAGATAGTTCTCAAGCAATTGGAATTGCCGATCAGAGATTGCGACATGACCCGGTGGCGGGAATTGGTAGAGCGCATCAAGCATCCTTCGGATTTGGTGAAAATCGGCGTGGTCGGCAAATATGTCGAGTTCGAGGAGTCCTACAAGAGTCTCAAGGAGGCCTTGATACACGCAGGGCTGTTTCACCATCTCAAGACGGAAATCCATTGGATCGAAGCTGAAGGTGTCGAGGGAGACAGTTGGGTTGAACAGTTGACTCCGTTCGACGGCATTCTGGTTCCCGGAGGCTTCGGCAAGCGGGGAATCTCCGGGATGATTCGTGCCATCAACTTTGCTCGAACTCGGAAAGTGCCCTTTTTCGGCATTTGTTTGGGAATGCAGTGCTCGGTGATTGAATTCGCCCGCAACGCTTGCGGACTGGAAGAAGCCCATAGTTCCGAATTCAATCCGGCCACACCCCATCGTGTCATATACAAGTTGAGAGAACTGAGAGGCATCGATGATCTGGGCGGCACCATGCGCCTGGGAGCCTATCCCTGCATCCTCGATTCCGAGTCGCAGACGGTTCAGGCCTATGGTCAAACCGAGATCTCGGAGCGCCACCGCCACCGCTACGAATTCAACCGGGAATATGAGGAGACGCTGGCTGCCAATGGCATGAAGGTAGTGGGGTACTCCCCGGACAACAGCTTTGCGGAAGTGGTCGAAATAGAGAATCATCCCTGGTTCGTCGGCTGCCAGTTCCATCCGGAGTTCAAGTCCAAACCCCTGGTCTCTCACCCTCTCTTCAGGGCCTTCGTCGGAGCGGCTTTTCGGAATCGCCGCGCCGGGAGGCCGAAGCAGCATGCGGAAGCCGCGCTCGAGAGCCAACCACCCCTCCAACAAACATAG
- the kdsB gene encoding 3-deoxy-manno-octulosonate cytidylyltransferase produces the protein MKAVVVIPARFQSIRFPGKPLAKIARKPMIQHVYERASATRGITEVIVATDDERIVKAVEVFGGTVCMTSATHRSGTERVAEVGGNLEVDVVVNLQGDEPMMDPGCIEAVIDPFRSDPSLMISTLKCPAEAEEISDPNVVKVVTDRNGDALYFSRSSIPHLRRQGRSEGEQAAVFKHVGIYAYRRKFLEILPDLSDCWLEDVEDLEQLRFLYNGYRIRVVPYEYHGVAVDTPEDLVRINELAVQGKLPGSRAD, from the coding sequence CTGAAGGCTGTCGTAGTCATTCCCGCCCGTTTTCAGTCGATACGGTTTCCCGGAAAACCCCTCGCAAAAATTGCCCGAAAACCCATGATTCAGCACGTCTACGAGCGGGCTTCGGCCACTCGGGGGATTACCGAGGTCATCGTGGCCACCGATGACGAGCGCATCGTAAAGGCGGTTGAGGTCTTTGGGGGCACGGTTTGCATGACTTCCGCGACGCACCGGTCGGGAACCGAGAGGGTGGCGGAGGTAGGAGGGAATCTGGAGGTCGACGTGGTCGTCAACCTTCAGGGGGACGAGCCCATGATGGATCCCGGTTGTATCGAAGCCGTCATCGATCCCTTCCGCTCCGATCCGAGCCTGATGATCTCGACACTGAAATGTCCCGCCGAAGCTGAGGAGATATCCGATCCCAACGTAGTCAAGGTGGTCACGGATCGCAATGGGGACGCCCTTTACTTTTCTCGGTCTTCCATTCCCCATTTGAGGCGGCAAGGACGTAGCGAAGGGGAACAGGCGGCCGTATTCAAGCATGTGGGAATCTACGCCTACCGCAGGAAATTCCTCGAAATCCTGCCCGATCTGTCGGATTGCTGGCTGGAGGACGTGGAGGATCTGGAGCAACTCCGTTTCCTGTATAACGGATATCGGATAAGAGTGGTGCCGTACGAATACCATGGGGTCGCGGTGGACACGCCTGAAGACCTGGTTCGAATCAATGAGCTTGCCGTTCAAGGCAAGCTCCCGGGGAGCAGGGCAGACTGA